A portion of the Salminus brasiliensis chromosome 11, fSalBra1.hap2, whole genome shotgun sequence genome contains these proteins:
- the npas1 gene encoding neuronal PAS domain-containing protein 1 yields the protein MAAMPFVTEGKCVSVEWDFLQGLLAKPPTLPCLQNLRKEKSRNAARSRRGKENFEFFELAKMLPLPGAITSQLDKASVIRLTISYLHMRHFASQGDPPWSPLLEGENNCNKVRRSSHSLATDIFEQHLGAHLLQSLDGFVFVVSQEGRFLYISETVSIYLGLSQVELTGSSVFDYIHPADHVEMAERLGIKPHLRAEAGCQVTQESVSSSASTSSLAGTPEPAPSSPLSSGDELAERGFFIRMKSTLTKRGLHVKSSGYKVIHVTGRIRCRPALVPGSSRSLHRPMGLVALAHTLPPSTLNEVRMESQMFVFRVNMDLQVTYCENRISEYMDLSPAEVVGHTCYHFIHVEDLDTIRQSHEDLLRKGQVVTGYYRWLQRRGGYLWVQSCATVSINHKAPHERNVIWVNYILSRTEMPDTPLDLLQLPETLRAERLRSNSSPRDISPKAQGPTGNQPVKGRNDPDRKGRESYADDRRKRPNRSSPENGPPETRRRLEVFRQREGSPSGSSEPASDSEADEEEEEEEKESEWDHNGNSKRVKTEEGVSKQGGRVSGLDKAHNGRAVIQQLKSVVTSTAGSNIKTERLATTGGRWSHPLTSAHVTSGVNGSSPPSQAPDSIVTEVPAKGLFSPPSPTLSSPIPASPLPREDRPVHSARAPDYELLQRLAAGGAAGRVLFHPLALGPQGPQSLYAPSTIRYAPPELPTDSHRTDHTPKSPAFFPHLQRIAGLPPFSGFSPSEPPFHPTLPFCMNGLRGAAGTEED from the exons ATGGCGGCCATGCCGTTCGTCACCGAGgggaagtgtgtgagtgtggagtgGGACTTCCTGCAAGGACTCCTCGCCAAACCACCCACCCTGCCCTG CTTGCAAAACCTGCGGAAGGAGAAGTCTCGAAATGCAGCGCGCTCTCGTCGCGGGAAAGAGAACTTTGAGTTTTTCGAGCTGGCCAAGATGCTCCCCCTACCCGGCGCCATCACCAGCCAGCTGGACAAGGCCTCTGTTATCAGACTGACCATCAGCTACTTGCACATGAGACACTTCGCCAGCCAGGGAGACCCGCCCTGGAGCCCCCTGCTGGAAGGGGAGAATAACTGCAACAAGG TGCGGAGAAGCAGTCATTCACTGGCTACTGACATATTTGAGCAGCACTTGGGAGCACATCTGCTACAG TCTCTGGATGGGTTCGTGTTCGTTGTCAGCCAAGAAGGAAGATTCCTCTACATCTCTGAGACTGTTTCCATCTACCTGGGCCTCTCACAg GTGGAGCTGACTGGCAGTAGTGTGTTTGACTACATCCACCCTGCAGACCACGTGGAGATGGCTGAGCGCCTTGGAATTAAGCCACACCTTCGTGCAGAGGCGGGCTGTCAGGTGACTCAGGAAAGCGTCTCAAGCTCCGCCTCTACTTCTTCCCTAGCTGGCACACCTGAACCAG CCCCCTCTAGTCCTCTCTCATCCGGGGATGAGCTGGCAGAGCGAGGTTTCTTTATCCGGATGAAATCCACCCTCACAAAGCGCGGACTCCATGTCAAATCCTCTGGTTATAAG GTGATCCACGTAACAGGCCGGATTCGCTGTCGCCCTGCCCTGGTGCCAGGCTCCTCCCGCTCGCTCCATCGGCCCATGGGATTGGTCGCCCTTGCTCACACATTACCCCCCTCCACTCTCAATGAAGTGCGCATGGAAAGTCAAATGTTCGTCTTCCGGGTCAATATGGATCTCCAGGTCACTTACTGTGAGAACAG GATCTCTGAGTACATGGACCTGAGTCCTGCTGAGGTGGTAGGACACACCTGCTATCACTTTATCCACGTGGAAGACCTGGACACCATCCGGCAGAGCCATGAAGACT TGTTGAGGAAGGGGCAGGTTGTAACCGGTTACTATCGCTGgctgcagaggagaggaggctACCTATGGGTCCAGTCCTGCGCCACTGTGTCCATCAACCACAAAGCGCCGCATGAACGCAACGTTATCTGGGTCAACTATATACTCAG TCGGACTGAAATGCCAGACACTCCACTGGATTTACTACAGCTTCCAGAAACCCTGCGAGCTGAGCGTTTGCGGTCAAACTCCTCTCCTCGGGATATCTCTCCAAAGGCACAAG gCCCCACTGGCAACCAGCCAGTAAAGGGCCGGAACGATCCTGATCGCAAAGGAAGAGAATCGTACGCAGACGACAGGAGGAAGCGGCCTAATCGGTCCAGTCCTGAAAATGGTCCCCCAGAAACGAGAAGGCGGTTAGAGGTGTTTCGGCAAAGAGAGGGCAGTCCATCAGGATCATCGGAGCCAGCTAGCGACAGTGAGGCAGacgaggaagaagaagaagaggagaaggaaaGTGAGTGGGACCATAACGGTAACAGCAAGCGGGTGAAGACCGAGGAAGGTGTGTCCAAGCAGGGTGGCAGGGTGAGCGGTCTGGATAAAGCCCATAATGGTCGTGCTGTGATCCAACAACTTAAGAGTGTGGTGACCAGCACGGCTGGATCAAACATTAAAACTGAGCGCTTGGCCACCACTGGGGGGCGATGGAGCCACCCTCTGACCAGTGCCCATGTTACCAGTGGCGTAAATGGTAGTAGCCCCCCTTCTCAAGCTCCAGACTCAATCGTCACAGAGGTCCCGGCCAAGGGTCTTTTCAGCCCTCCTTCTCCCACCCTGTCCTCTCCCATTCCAGCCTCACCCCTGCCCAGAGAAGACCGCCCTGTCCACAGCGCTCGTGCCCCGGACTACGAGCTCCTCCAGAGACTGGCTGCAGGGGGGGCAGCTGGGCGAGTCCTTTTCCACCCGCTGGCCCTTGGCCCTCAGGGGCCTCAGAGCCTCTATGCCCCAAGCACTATCCGCTATGCCCCGCCTGAGCTTCCCACTGACAGCCACCGCACTGACCACACCCCCAAATCACCCGCCTTCTTTCCCCACTTGCAGAGGATTGCGGGGCTGCCGCCCTTCAGTGGCTTCTCGCCCTCTGAACCGCCCTTTCATCCAACGCTGCCCTTCTGCATGAACGGACTGAGAGGGGCAGCAGGGACGGAGGAGGACTAA